A single genomic interval of Eleutherodactylus coqui strain aEleCoq1 chromosome 3, aEleCoq1.hap1, whole genome shotgun sequence harbors:
- the LBH gene encoding protein LBH translates to MSVFYPIPCTDYLRSSEMTEVIMNTQPMDEIGLSPRKDSYQIFPDPSDFERCCKLKDRLPSIVVEPTEGDVESGELRWPPEEFLVEEEKESNCDTQKKDNKEQ, encoded by the exons ATGTCTGTATTTTACCCTATTCCTTG CACTGATTACTTGAGATCCTCTGAAATGACTGAGGTTATAATGAACACTCAACCCATGGACGAGATTGGTTTAAGCCCTCGCAAAGATTCTTATCAG ATCTTCCCAGATCCTTCAGACTTTGAACGATGCTGCAAATTGAAGGATAGACTTCCCTCCATTGTGGTGGAGCCCACAGAGGGAGATGTTGAGAGTGGAGAACTGAGATGGCCTCCAGAAGAGTTTTTGGTGGAAGAAGAAAAGGAATCAAACTGCGACACACAAAAGAAAGACAATAAGGAGCAGTAA